A genomic region of Sphingobium sp. HWE2-09 contains the following coding sequences:
- a CDS encoding PTS sugar transporter subunit IIA — MVTFNDIVAPEALATGLSANGKKQLFQKIAALAACAYDLDADEVGDALFERERLGSTGFGGGVAIPHAKIAGLSKMCGVVVLLDPAVPFDAVDDAPVDVVFALLSPVDSGAEHLKTLARVSRYLRDEGQVSRLRGAQSTGALHALLAGGDGARDAA; from the coding sequence ATGGTTACTTTCAACGACATCGTCGCGCCCGAAGCGCTCGCTACGGGCCTGTCGGCGAACGGCAAGAAGCAGTTGTTCCAGAAGATCGCGGCGCTGGCCGCCTGCGCCTATGATCTGGACGCGGACGAGGTGGGCGACGCGCTGTTCGAGCGCGAGCGGCTGGGGTCGACCGGGTTCGGCGGCGGCGTCGCCATTCCCCATGCCAAGATTGCGGGCCTGAGCAAGATGTGCGGTGTTGTCGTCCTGCTCGATCCGGCGGTGCCGTTCGACGCGGTGGACGATGCGCCGGTCGATGTCGTCTTCGCCCTGCTGTCGCCGGTGGACAGCGGCGCGGAACATTTGAAGACGCTTGCACGGGTGTCGCGCTATCTGCGTGACGAGGGCCAGGTGAGCCGGTTGCGCGGCGCACAGTCGACCGGCGCGCTGCACGCGCTGCTGGCGGGCGGCGACGGGGCGCGTGACGCTGCCTGA
- a CDS encoding PaaI family thioesterase: MTLPETTPERPPVASGEAAHFRALENLYRSAPINRLFRSDLTISEPGRSVIDFEVDESQFHAAGAVHGTVYFKMLDDAAFYAANSLVSDRFLLTTAFNLLFTRPIGPGRIRAEGRWISGKRRVYVAEASLIDSDGEEVGRGTGTFMRSQFPLSSLPGYGR, from the coding sequence GTGACGCTGCCTGAAACGACGCCTGAGCGGCCGCCCGTCGCCAGTGGCGAAGCGGCGCATTTCCGCGCGCTCGAAAATCTCTATCGCTCCGCGCCGATCAATCGCCTGTTCCGATCGGACCTGACGATCAGCGAGCCGGGCCGGTCGGTGATCGATTTCGAGGTCGATGAAAGCCAGTTCCATGCGGCTGGCGCAGTCCATGGCACCGTTTATTTCAAGATGCTGGACGATGCGGCCTTCTATGCGGCCAACAGTCTGGTCAGCGACCGTTTCCTGCTGACGACCGCCTTCAACCTGCTGTTCACCCGGCCGATCGGCCCCGGCCGAATCCGCGCCGAAGGCCGCTGGATCAGCGGCAAGCGCCGCGTCTATGTGGCGGAGGCCAGCCTGATCGACAGCGATGGCGAAGAGGTGGGACGGGGCACCGGCACCTTCATGCGATCGCAATTTCCGCTGTCGTCGCTGCCGGGCTATGGCCGCTGA
- a CDS encoding DUF1491 family protein: MAAEARLTSAMLVGALRRRVNAAGGFATILVKGDEISGVILVQTLEKGRESGLFERVSNFAGGYALMRCGPSPEEGPDALADYVSRRRRSDPDLWIIELDIPEAERFAAETIC; encoded by the coding sequence ATGGCCGCTGAGGCGCGGCTCACCAGCGCGATGCTGGTGGGGGCATTGCGGCGGCGGGTGAACGCGGCCGGGGGCTTTGCCACGATCCTGGTCAAGGGCGACGAGATCAGCGGCGTGATTCTGGTGCAAACGCTGGAAAAGGGGCGCGAATCCGGCCTTTTCGAACGGGTATCGAACTTTGCCGGGGGTTACGCGTTGATGCGCTGTGGTCCTTCGCCTGAAGAAGGGCCGGATGCGCTGGCCGACTATGTCTCGCGCCGCCGCAGGTCGGACCCCGACCTGTGGATAATAGAACTCGACATCCCGGAAGCGGAACGGTTCGCCGCTGAAACGATCTGCTGA
- a CDS encoding cell wall hydrolase, whose product MSFRLKAAIVAAFALSAAAAVSASDMSIAGESIASATSLPQTFPQTSPTGAQSAVIFAAPREVTQPLASAKKADPDFSTHSDAQATSLAALVDAQGAPEELDGDMKCLAGAVYFESKGESLEGQLAVARVIINRAKSGRFADSLCGVVYQPSQFSFVRGGGMPPVRAESRSWREAVAIAQIAANDSWDSRAEGALFFHARRVSPGWGKAKLAMIDNHIFYR is encoded by the coding sequence ATGAGTTTTCGTCTTAAAGCTGCGATCGTCGCAGCCTTTGCCTTATCCGCCGCCGCTGCCGTCTCGGCATCGGACATGTCGATCGCCGGCGAATCGATTGCCAGCGCCACCTCCCTCCCCCAGACGTTCCCGCAAACGTCCCCGACCGGCGCGCAGTCCGCCGTCATTTTCGCCGCGCCGCGTGAAGTCACGCAGCCGCTGGCATCGGCCAAGAAGGCCGACCCCGATTTTTCCACGCACAGCGACGCGCAGGCAACCAGCCTCGCTGCTCTGGTCGACGCCCAAGGCGCGCCCGAGGAGCTGGACGGCGACATGAAGTGCCTGGCCGGTGCGGTCTATTTCGAATCCAAGGGTGAAAGCCTGGAAGGCCAGCTGGCCGTAGCGCGCGTGATCATCAATCGCGCCAAGTCCGGCCGCTTCGCAGACAGCCTGTGCGGCGTCGTCTATCAGCCGAGCCAGTTCAGCTTCGTGCGCGGCGGCGGCATGCCCCCGGTTCGCGCCGAAAGCCGCAGCTGGCGCGAAGCCGTCGCCATCGCCCAGATCGCGGCGAACGACAGCTGGGACAGCCGCGCGGAAGGCGCGCTCTTCTTCCACGCCCGCCGCGTGTCGCCGGGCTGGGGCAAGGCCAAGCTGGCGATGATCGACAATCATATCTTCTATCGGTGA
- a CDS encoding MmcB family DNA repair protein has product MTDGTALAVARGTLRLFYRHDMSGILEVPLPNGRRADIMAIDGAGRLTIVEIKCSRADLLGDMKWPDYFDYCDRFFWAVPAGFDLAPFESEALWPARTGLIVADQYDAELVRPAPVEPLAAARRKAETLRFARRAARRLTALSDPDHAAELGWPR; this is encoded by the coding sequence CTGACCGACGGCACCGCGCTGGCAGTGGCGCGGGGGACGTTGCGGCTTTTCTATCGCCACGACATGAGCGGCATATTGGAAGTGCCGCTGCCCAATGGCCGCCGCGCCGACATCATGGCGATCGACGGCGCCGGGCGGCTGACGATCGTGGAGATCAAGTGCAGCCGGGCGGATTTGTTGGGCGACATGAAATGGCCCGACTATTTCGATTATTGCGACCGCTTTTTCTGGGCGGTGCCGGCCGGGTTCGACCTGGCGCCGTTCGAGAGCGAGGCATTATGGCCCGCGCGCACCGGCCTGATCGTCGCCGACCAATATGACGCCGAACTGGTGCGCCCGGCTCCGGTCGAGCCGCTGGCCGCCGCCCGGCGCAAGGCGGAGACGCTGCGTTTCGCGCGCCGTGCTGCGCGGCGATTGACGGCGCTTAGTGATCCGGATCATGCCGCGGAACTGGGCTGGCCGCGTTGA
- a CDS encoding ankyrin repeat domain-containing protein has product MKTKLFSAFLGSIALALLVPGPAQAQFSDNYNFLKAVKDKDGEKVTNLIQKPGSTVINSRDVSTGENALHLVVARRDATWLSFLLSKGANANLTDNDGNTPLMDAVQGRFEEGVRTLLTYKAQVDKGNNSGETPLIRAVQLRDVGIVRLLVAQGANPEKRDSIAGMSARDYAAREDRTPGLVDALAAAKAAAKPAGPVQGPVF; this is encoded by the coding sequence ATGAAGACGAAGCTTTTTTCCGCTTTCCTGGGTTCGATCGCACTGGCGCTGCTGGTCCCCGGCCCGGCGCAAGCGCAATTTTCGGACAATTATAATTTCCTCAAGGCGGTGAAGGACAAGGACGGGGAAAAGGTCACCAACCTGATCCAGAAACCCGGCTCCACCGTCATCAACAGCCGCGACGTGTCCACCGGCGAAAACGCGCTGCATCTGGTGGTCGCACGGCGCGACGCTACCTGGCTCAGCTTCCTGCTGTCCAAGGGCGCCAATGCCAACCTGACCGACAATGACGGCAACACCCCGCTCATGGACGCGGTACAGGGCCGGTTCGAGGAAGGGGTGCGCACGCTGCTCACCTACAAGGCGCAGGTCGACAAGGGCAATAATAGCGGCGAAACCCCGCTGATCCGCGCGGTGCAGCTGCGCGACGTGGGCATCGTCCGCCTGCTCGTGGCGCAGGGCGCCAACCCGGAAAAGCGCGACAGCATCGCGGGCATGTCCGCCCGCGACTATGCCGCCCGCGAAGATCGCACCCCCGGCCTGGTCGACGCCCTCGCCGCCGCGAAGGCCGCCGCCAAGCCCGCCGGACCGGTACAGGGTCCGGTATTTTGA
- a CDS encoding SCO family protein — translation MTKDAARPILPSIALPLLALLAACNMGPGGNASSGDSQQGELTGARIGAPFTLTNQDGKPTKWDDFKGQYRLVYFGYTYCPDVCPVDLQRIMQGFALFEKAKPALAAKVQPMLISVDPQRDTPAVLKTYVAAFHPRLIGLTGTKDQIAKVAKDFVVIYNPEKSTGANDYLVSHSRTPYLFDGDGKPVALVPVDDPGTSDMDEGAPDKVLAFLEKWIK, via the coding sequence ATGACCAAAGACGCCGCGCGCCCCATCCTGCCTTCCATCGCCCTACCATTGCTGGCCCTGCTGGCTGCCTGCAATATGGGTCCGGGCGGCAATGCATCAAGCGGTGACAGCCAACAGGGCGAGTTGACCGGCGCGCGGATCGGCGCGCCCTTCACCCTGACCAACCAGGATGGCAAGCCGACCAAGTGGGACGATTTCAAAGGCCAGTATCGCCTGGTCTATTTCGGCTATACCTATTGCCCGGACGTGTGCCCGGTCGATCTGCAACGGATCATGCAGGGCTTTGCGCTGTTCGAGAAAGCCAAGCCCGCCCTCGCCGCCAAGGTGCAGCCGATGCTGATCAGCGTCGATCCGCAGCGTGATACGCCCGCGGTCCTGAAAACCTATGTCGCGGCCTTCCATCCGCGCCTGATCGGGCTGACGGGCACGAAGGACCAGATCGCCAAGGTCGCCAAGGATTTCGTGGTGATCTACAACCCGGAGAAATCGACCGGGGCGAACGACTATCTGGTCAGCCACAGTCGCACCCCCTATCTGTTCGATGGCGACGGCAAGCCGGTGGCGCTGGTGCCGGTGGATGATCCGGGCACGTCGGACATGGACGAAGGCGCGCCGGACAAGGTGCTCGCCTTTCTAGAAAAATGGATCAAGTGA
- a CDS encoding YcgN family cysteine cluster protein, giving the protein MDQVTHFWEKPLDKLDKAEWEALCDGCGKCCLHKAEDEETGRIYPTNVACRLLDRQSGQCSNYKDRHRFVPDCVRLTPTKVKQIGWLPRTCAYRLREEGLPLPDWHYLICGDREAVHRAQELVRGWTIAEADAGDWENHLVDREL; this is encoded by the coding sequence ATGGATCAAGTGACGCATTTCTGGGAAAAGCCGCTCGACAAACTCGACAAGGCCGAGTGGGAAGCGCTGTGCGACGGCTGCGGCAAATGTTGCCTGCACAAGGCCGAGGATGAAGAGACCGGGCGGATCTATCCCACCAATGTCGCGTGCCGCCTGCTTGACCGGCAAAGCGGGCAATGCAGCAATTATAAGGACCGGCACAGGTTCGTGCCCGATTGCGTGCGGTTGACCCCGACCAAGGTGAAGCAGATCGGCTGGCTGCCGCGCACCTGCGCCTATCGGCTGCGCGAAGAGGGGCTGCCCCTGCCCGACTGGCATTATCTGATCTGCGGCGATCGCGAAGCGGTGCATCGCGCGCAGGAATTGGTGCGCGGCTGGACGATCGCGGAGGCCGATGCGGGCGATTGGGAAAATCATCTTGTCGACCGCGAACTCTGA
- a CDS encoding M48 family metallopeptidase, producing MRAIGKIILSTANSDPDVAILIDGVAMPVLVRRSARARAYRLTIDSARGALRLSLPVRANLKKALGWAQDHEGWVRAQMAKQPAVARLDHGATFPLEGRDVTIEWVAGATRTIRLEGDRLLLGGAAELVGARVQRWLVARARAVLETESHAMAQDHGLIVASVGVGDTRSRWGSCASSGAIRYSWRLILAPPEVRRATVAHELAHLLHMDHSPAFHAAHKRIYGADPRPARAWLRAHGAGLHRYQA from the coding sequence ATGCGGGCGATTGGGAAAATCATCTTGTCGACCGCGAACTCTGATCCGGACGTCGCAATCCTGATCGACGGGGTGGCGATGCCGGTGCTGGTGCGCCGGTCGGCGCGGGCGCGGGCCTATCGGTTGACGATCGACAGCGCGCGGGGCGCGTTGCGCCTGTCGCTGCCGGTGCGCGCGAACCTTAAAAAAGCGCTGGGCTGGGCGCAGGACCATGAAGGCTGGGTGCGCGCGCAGATGGCGAAGCAGCCTGCCGTCGCGCGGCTGGACCATGGCGCGACCTTTCCGCTGGAGGGGCGCGACGTGACGATCGAATGGGTCGCGGGGGCGACGCGCACGATTCGCTTGGAGGGCGACCGGCTGCTGCTGGGCGGCGCGGCGGAATTGGTGGGCGCGCGGGTGCAGCGCTGGCTGGTCGCACGGGCGCGGGCGGTGCTGGAGACGGAAAGTCACGCCATGGCGCAGGACCATGGGTTGATCGTCGCGTCGGTCGGCGTGGGCGACACGCGCAGCCGCTGGGGCAGTTGCGCCTCGTCCGGGGCGATCCGCTATAGCTGGCGGTTGATTCTGGCCCCGCCGGAGGTGCGCCGCGCGACCGTGGCGCACGAACTGGCGCATCTGCTGCACATGGATCACAGCCCGGCCTTTCACGCAGCGCACAAGCGGATCTATGGCGCGGACCCCAGGCCCGCGCGGGCGTGGCTGCGCGCGCATGGCGCTGGCCTGCATCGCTATCAGGCTTGA
- the trhO gene encoding oxygen-dependent tRNA uridine(34) hydroxylase TrhO, producing the protein MSACSTAYTVAALYCFARFPDPQALAADLRAHCAALGTCGTLILAGEGINGTVAGDADAIATLIAHIRALPGCADVDVKYSWADAAPFARMKVKVKTEIVTLGVGDLDPATQAGTHLDPIDWNALIADPDTVIIDTRNAYEVAVGTFEGAIDPATRSFREFPAWFDTFAADLKAQGRSPKIAMFCTGGIRCEKSTALVKARGFDDVYHLKGGILRYLEEMPEAESRWQGDCYVFDERVAVGHGLTVGDYVTCKGCGLPHLRDAAHECAGDESGVWPHRG; encoded by the coding sequence ATGTCCGCTTGTTCCACCGCCTATACCGTCGCCGCCCTCTATTGCTTCGCCCGCTTTCCCGATCCGCAGGCGCTGGCGGCCGATCTGCGCGCGCACTGCGCCGCGCTTGGCACCTGCGGCACGCTGATCCTGGCGGGGGAGGGGATCAACGGCACCGTTGCGGGCGACGCGGACGCCATCGCCACGCTCATCGCCCATATCCGTGCGCTGCCGGGCTGCGCCGATGTCGATGTCAAATATTCCTGGGCCGACGCTGCACCCTTCGCCCGGATGAAGGTGAAGGTGAAGACGGAAATCGTGACGCTGGGCGTGGGCGATCTCGACCCTGCGACGCAGGCGGGCACGCATCTCGACCCCATCGACTGGAACGCCCTGATCGCCGATCCCGACACGGTCATCATCGACACCCGCAATGCCTATGAAGTGGCGGTCGGCACGTTCGAAGGCGCGATCGACCCCGCAACCCGCTCCTTCCGCGAATTTCCCGCCTGGTTCGACACCTTCGCCGCCGACCTGAAGGCGCAGGGCCGCAGCCCCAAGATCGCAATGTTCTGCACCGGCGGCATACGCTGCGAAAAATCGACTGCGCTGGTCAAGGCGCGCGGGTTCGACGACGTCTATCACCTCAAGGGCGGCATCTTGCGCTATCTGGAGGAAATGCCGGAGGCCGAGAGCCGCTGGCAGGGCGACTGCTATGTCTTCGATGAGCGGGTCGCGGTTGGTCATGGGCTGACAGTGGGCGACTATGTCACCTGCAAGGGCTGCGGCCTGCCGCATCTGCGCGACGCCGCGCACGAATGCGCAGGCGACGAGTCCGGCGTTTGGCCGCACCGGGGCTAG
- the pdeM gene encoding ligase-associated DNA damage response endonuclease PdeM, with protein sequence MVPLSFAGQAFMAMPEAALYWPAQRALLVADLHFEKASWYARFGQFLPPHDSQATLDVIEGLVERTDAQAVWSLGDSFHDADGAARLDPRARDRLHALTQRVDWLWITGNHDVGVATMPGGRRVAEAQVAGIWLRHEAEADDPAPEISGHFHPKLRLSLRGRHVSRRCFVGSATKLILPALGALTGGLDAGHGEIRRAVGPGAAALVPVADRLLRFPLS encoded by the coding sequence ATGGTTCCCCTTTCGTTCGCAGGCCAGGCCTTTATGGCGATGCCCGAGGCCGCGCTTTACTGGCCGGCGCAGCGGGCACTGCTGGTCGCCGACCTGCATTTCGAGAAGGCGAGCTGGTATGCGCGCTTCGGCCAGTTCCTGCCCCCGCATGACAGCCAGGCGACGCTGGACGTGATCGAAGGGCTGGTGGAGCGGACCGACGCGCAGGCGGTCTGGTCGTTGGGCGACAGCTTCCACGATGCCGACGGTGCGGCCCGGCTCGATCCGCGCGCGCGCGATCGGCTGCACGCATTGACGCAGCGCGTGGACTGGCTGTGGATCACCGGCAATCACGATGTCGGCGTGGCGACGATGCCGGGCGGACGACGGGTGGCGGAGGCGCAGGTCGCGGGCATATGGTTGCGGCATGAGGCGGAGGCGGACGATCCGGCCCCCGAAATCTCCGGCCATTTCCATCCCAAGCTGCGCCTGTCGCTGCGCGGGCGGCATGTGTCGCGGCGCTGCTTCGTGGGATCGGCGACCAAACTGATTCTCCCCGCACTCGGCGCGCTGACCGGGGGGCTGGATGCGGGCCATGGCGAGATTCGCCGGGCAGTGGGGCCGGGCGCGGCGGCTCTGGTGCCGGTCGCGGACCGGCTGCTGCGCTTTCCGTTATCGTAA